In Natranaerobius trueperi, the following proteins share a genomic window:
- the gpr gene encoding GPR endopeptidase — MSDKERQFQSNIRTDLAIEAKEMIAPQQEKDIPGVESSSYEEEGVSIDHISITTPQAERAMNKTMGNYVNIEAPGLREKNTDLQDEVSNIVARELQKIAKFDDNTELLVVGLGNWNVTPDAIGPKVVEDLVITRHLKRLVPEKLGPGFRSMAGVAPGVMGITGVETGEIIKGIVEQVKPNMILAIDALAARNLERLNTTVQIADNGIHPGSGVGNKRMGITEDSMGVPVVAMGIPTVLDATTLVSNTMELVNNNAQNQPQSPQNNPSRGVDPSQINTGQGGLGKPNKQVINQALSPFSGEGQTLMVTPKEVDRFVDDISEVLAGGINVAVHPRVAEESAGKYLQ, encoded by the coding sequence ATGTCAGATAAAGAAAGACAATTTCAAAGTAATATACGTACAGATCTTGCTATAGAAGCAAAAGAAATGATAGCACCTCAACAAGAGAAAGATATACCTGGAGTAGAAAGTAGTAGTTATGAAGAAGAAGGTGTATCTATTGATCATATCAGTATTACAACACCTCAAGCAGAACGAGCAATGAATAAAACAATGGGTAATTATGTTAATATCGAAGCTCCAGGGTTACGGGAGAAAAATACTGATTTACAGGATGAAGTTAGCAATATTGTTGCTAGAGAATTACAGAAAATAGCGAAATTTGACGATAACACAGAATTATTAGTGGTAGGGCTTGGAAACTGGAACGTAACTCCAGATGCTATCGGACCTAAGGTTGTTGAAGATTTAGTGATAACTAGACATTTAAAAAGATTAGTTCCAGAAAAACTTGGACCTGGATTCAGATCTATGGCTGGAGTTGCTCCAGGTGTAATGGGAATCACTGGTGTTGAAACAGGAGAAATCATTAAAGGTATAGTTGAACAAGTAAAGCCTAATATGATTCTAGCAATAGATGCTTTGGCTGCGCGAAATTTAGAAAGGTTAAATACCACAGTACAAATTGCTGATAATGGAATTCATCCAGGCTCAGGAGTAGGCAACAAGCGAATGGGGATTACTGAAGACAGTATGGGGGTACCTGTTGTAGCTATGGGTATACCAACAGTTCTAGATGCCACTACATTAGTAAGTAACACTATGGAGCTTGTTAATAATAATGCTCAAAACCAACCACAGTCTCCTCAAAATAATCCGAGCAGAGGAGTTGACCCAAGTCAGATTAATACTGGGCAAGGTGGTTTAGGTAAACCAAATAAGCAAGTGATTAATCAAGCTTTATCTCCTTTTAGTGGAGAGGGGCAGACTTTAATGGTAACTCCTAAAGAAGTTGATAGATTTGTTGACGATATTAGTGAAGTGTTAGCTGGAGGAATTAATGTAGCAGTTCATCCAAGAGTTGCAGAAGAAAGTGCTGGAAAATACCTTCAATAA
- the holA gene encoding DNA polymerase III subunit delta has product MDKNTKFNIDEQNLRSVYLVSGDSYFKKEFINKLKNVVIKTEFDMTNYEKLDGREISLSEVLQKAESIPFFGDKRLLVVNNAPYFSEKVSDNEKNLLSNYISNPSSSSVLVFVTDKIDKRQKLVKDFKSKDMLVEISSLKPWEVDKWVKNKISSKGKKIDSKAVSTLVERTNGELPMLEKEIEKLEVFLGFKETIEYQDVVTIVSPTAENNVFQLIDKIGEKKIIESISLFRELALHEPPVKILFLVGRQFRLLMKMKSYLDDGLASSEASKRIKIHPFVGKKISEQCKNFTYDELSKAMKKVQEIDYKIKTGQLEPVFAIERLIMFFA; this is encoded by the coding sequence ATGGATAAAAATACTAAATTTAACATAGATGAACAAAATTTAAGATCAGTATACTTAGTTTCTGGCGATTCATATTTTAAAAAAGAATTTATAAATAAATTAAAAAATGTAGTTATTAAAACTGAATTTGATATGACTAATTATGAAAAACTTGATGGTAGAGAAATCAGTCTCTCAGAAGTTTTACAGAAAGCGGAGTCTATACCTTTCTTTGGAGATAAAAGATTGTTGGTGGTAAATAATGCACCATATTTTTCTGAAAAAGTATCAGACAACGAAAAGAATCTTTTGTCAAATTATATCTCTAACCCTTCCTCTTCGAGCGTATTAGTTTTTGTGACAGACAAAATTGATAAACGGCAAAAGTTAGTTAAAGATTTTAAATCAAAAGACATGTTAGTAGAAATATCTTCTTTAAAACCATGGGAAGTTGATAAATGGGTTAAAAATAAGATTTCATCAAAGGGCAAAAAAATAGATAGTAAAGCTGTCTCGACCCTAGTAGAAAGAACAAATGGAGAACTACCTATGTTAGAGAAAGAAATAGAAAAATTAGAAGTTTTTTTAGGATTTAAAGAAACAATTGAATATCAAGATGTTGTTACAATAGTTTCACCAACTGCAGAAAACAATGTTTTTCAATTAATAGATAAAATAGGAGAGAAAAAAATAATAGAATCTATCAGCCTATTTAGAGAATTAGCATTACATGAACCACCAGTTAAAATTTTATTTTTAGTTGGGAGACAATTTCGTTTGTTGATGAAAATGAAATCTTATTTAGATGATGGACTTGCATCATCAGAAGCAAGTAAAAGGATAAAAATACATCCTTTTGTTGGGAAAAAAATTTCAGAGCAATGTAAAAATTTCACATATGATGAATTAAGTAAAGCTATGAAAAAAGTACAAGAAATTGACTATAAAATAAAAACTGGTCAGTTAGAGCCAGTGTTTGCTATAGAGAGATTAATAATGTTTTTTGCATAA
- the rpsT gene encoding 30S ribosomal protein S20: MPNIKSAKKRVEITEKKTLRNRRVKSQVKSAIKSFEVALNNQDIENAEQKLQQVKKTIDKAVSKGVIHKNTAARKKSRFTAKLKNIAS; this comes from the coding sequence GTGCCTAACATTAAATCAGCTAAAAAAAGAGTTGAGATAACTGAAAAGAAAACTTTAAGAAATCGAAGAGTAAAATCCCAAGTTAAATCTGCTATTAAAAGCTTTGAAGTTGCTCTAAACAATCAAGATATTGAAAATGCAGAGCAAAAATTACAACAAGTCAAAAAGACAATAGATAAAGCTGTTAGTAAGGGAGTTATCCATAAAAATACAGCTGCTAGAAAGAAATCACGGTTTACTGCAAAGCTAAAAAACATAGCTAGTTAA
- a CDS encoding ornithine aminomutase subunit alpha, producing the protein MSEFETRSKHLKELSERELEEKFWDLANQVVEPLVDLSKKHTSPSIERSVLLRMGFDSLEAKAIVDKCVKKELLSKGAGHVVLKIAEKHDITIKEAGRALADGKYWNDTLAIFGGDK; encoded by the coding sequence GTGTCTGAATTTGAAACAAGAAGTAAACATCTGAAAGAGTTAAGTGAAAGAGAATTAGAAGAAAAATTTTGGGATCTTGCTAATCAGGTGGTAGAACCTCTAGTTGATTTATCAAAAAAACATACTTCACCTTCTATTGAGCGTTCAGTTTTATTACGTATGGGTTTTGATAGTTTAGAAGCAAAAGCGATAGTCGATAAATGTGTTAAAAAGGAACTTTTGTCAAAAGGAGCAGGACATGTGGTATTAAAAATTGCTGAAAAACACGATATTACAATCAAGGAAGCAGGAAGAGCTTTAGCTGATGGTAAGTACTGGAATGATACTTTGGCGATTTTTGGGGGTGATAAATAA
- a CDS encoding DNA internalization-related competence protein ComEC/Rec2: MCFVLLLIVNFFAFIYKNKVISPQLEDKEKAFVGKILKQPQKGERSVHYTVNITELEGYDLRLPIRIRMSILKEDDSIELFPGNIIEGKGRFVFPEPKRNPGGFDYEKFLKGRGKHLILYPNHVAKVGSSVSISTPGSYIANYLETVYLTELTSEVSPWVVALTLGNLSYLDNEELNILSDAGARHLTAVSGMHINILAFGVLSILENRKLSKKLSITIVLIVVFLYASAAGFSPSVIRASIMISIILLFSLTDKKFNPIIGLILSFLLLISFFPYLVLNVGFQLSYTATFFIIYLYPHIKGKRSNIVSNIIEPIKVASCAQIGIFPLILYHFGWISLGSLILAPLIAFILPLLLISILLFGLISSISFVTLPILVFIELSMRYVIFTVNLVSDISPSIWGAWSLLQVICYYVIVVALVYLKSLPIVFKPIKLVPLITLACTIILVFSFLLPFSKNLEIFYLDVGQGDASVIFTPDKQTILVDGGGVTQYMNASDPGEVVLLPFFQNKGRKEIDLLVITHPHIDHYGGLFKILEEMTVSKVMIPKIAEHEVEKEYLNLLKVIKQDNIPITYITDPMNVSFDEVSIDVLHPTSPYINNSRCDLNNNSIVMHLNYKDISLMFSGDLEKEGEARLLENFNDIESQVLKVGHHGSNSSTTKPFLSAVDPKIAVISSGRNNFYGHPSEEVLKRIENSNIAVFRTDKNGAVLIESDGSFLGIRTYLP, encoded by the coding sequence ATGTGTTTTGTCTTATTGTTGATTGTAAACTTTTTCGCATTTATTTATAAAAATAAAGTTATTTCACCTCAGTTAGAAGATAAAGAAAAAGCTTTCGTTGGAAAAATATTAAAACAACCTCAAAAGGGAGAACGTTCTGTACATTACACAGTTAATATTACTGAGCTAGAAGGATATGATCTTCGATTACCAATAAGAATTAGAATGTCAATTCTAAAAGAGGATGATTCTATTGAACTTTTCCCAGGAAATATCATAGAGGGTAAAGGAAGATTTGTTTTTCCAGAACCAAAAAGGAATCCAGGTGGCTTTGATTATGAAAAGTTTCTGAAAGGGAGAGGTAAACATTTAATACTGTATCCAAATCATGTAGCGAAAGTTGGCAGTAGTGTATCTATTTCTACTCCGGGGTCCTATATAGCGAATTATTTAGAAACTGTATATCTTACAGAGTTAACTTCAGAAGTATCACCTTGGGTAGTTGCACTTACACTTGGTAATTTAAGTTACTTAGATAATGAAGAACTAAATATTTTAAGTGATGCAGGAGCAAGACATTTAACAGCAGTATCCGGTATGCATATTAACATTTTAGCTTTTGGTGTATTATCAATCTTAGAGAATAGAAAACTCTCTAAAAAGTTATCAATTACTATAGTGTTAATAGTTGTGTTTTTATATGCAAGTGCGGCAGGTTTTTCACCTTCTGTAATTCGAGCATCAATTATGATATCTATTATACTACTTTTTTCACTAACAGATAAAAAATTTAATCCTATTATTGGGTTAATACTAAGTTTTTTATTACTAATTTCTTTCTTTCCTTATTTAGTGTTAAATGTTGGGTTTCAATTATCTTATACAGCTACTTTTTTTATTATCTATTTATATCCACATATTAAAGGGAAACGAAGTAATATTGTTTCTAATATTATTGAGCCTATTAAAGTTGCTAGTTGTGCCCAAATTGGAATATTCCCATTAATTTTATATCATTTTGGGTGGATCTCTCTAGGGAGTTTAATTTTAGCTCCACTTATTGCTTTTATCCTACCTTTACTCCTAATTAGTATACTTTTGTTTGGGTTAATTAGTAGTATTTCATTTGTGACTCTACCTATATTGGTCTTTATAGAATTATCTATGAGATATGTTATTTTTACAGTAAACTTAGTAAGTGATATTAGTCCCTCAATATGGGGAGCATGGTCTTTACTCCAAGTTATATGTTATTATGTAATTGTTGTGGCACTAGTGTATTTAAAAAGCTTACCAATAGTTTTTAAACCAATTAAACTTGTGCCTCTCATTACATTAGCTTGTACTATTATATTAGTTTTTAGTTTTCTGCTCCCATTTTCCAAAAATCTAGAGATATTTTATCTCGATGTAGGACAAGGTGATGCAAGTGTCATCTTTACACCTGATAAACAAACGATACTAGTTGATGGTGGAGGGGTTACACAATACATGAATGCATCTGATCCGGGTGAGGTGGTTTTACTTCCTTTTTTTCAAAACAAGGGGAGAAAAGAGATAGATTTACTTGTGATTACTCATCCTCATATAGATCATTATGGTGGTTTATTTAAAATTTTAGAAGAAATGACCGTTTCAAAAGTTATGATTCCGAAGATCGCTGAACATGAAGTTGAGAAAGAATATCTAAACTTACTAAAAGTCATAAAACAGGATAACATACCAATTACATATATTACAGATCCTATGAATGTCTCATTTGACGAAGTTAGTATTGATGTGTTACATCCTACAAGCCCGTATATTAACAATAGTAGATGTGATCTGAATAATAATTCAATAGTTATGCATTTAAATTATAAAGATATTTCACTTATGTTTTCTGGAGATCTAGAAAAAGAAGGTGAAGCTAGGTTACTTGAAAATTTCAATGATATTGAAAGTCAAGTATTGAAAGTAGGCCATCATGGTAGCAATAGTTCAACAACTAAACCTTTTCTAAGTGCTGTTGATCCTAAAATAGCTGTAATCTCATCTGGGAGAAATAACTTTTATGGTCATCCATCAGAAGAAGTTTTAAAACGCATAGAAAATTCAAATATTGCAGTTTTTAGAACTGATAAAAATGGGGCTGTATTGATTGAGAGTGATGGTAGTTTTTTAGGGATTAGAACCTATTTACCATAA
- a CDS encoding DUF1786 domain-containing protein, whose amino-acid sequence MIENLLAIDIGSGTQDVLVYESNKNIENNIKMILPSQTQIVAKKIKDLTINKKDIFLHGTTMGGGASSKAIQNHVQAGYKVFATKKAALTIKDNLDKVRKKGIEIVDTPPKNASSIELKDIDIEGLKIALKQFGVNLPRNFVFAVQDHGFSPKESNRLFRFYHWRDFLLSGGNIRDLIYDQDTIPHYFTRMKALYDITKTLADNIWFMDTGSAAIMGALEDKVVNSKINDTGSGVLVNIGNQHTIAFLIAKNRILGVFEHHTSKLTEQKLYEYLKYFITSKITNDQVLSDGGHGCMVLPEVKSYNFDFIAITGPQRQVGENIGYLAVPHGDMMLSGPYGLVRSVLNLKGRGLNG is encoded by the coding sequence ATGATTGAAAATTTGTTGGCTATTGATATTGGAAGTGGGACACAAGATGTGTTGGTTTACGAATCGAATAAAAATATAGAAAATAATATTAAAATGATTCTCCCTTCACAAACACAGATTGTAGCAAAAAAAATAAAGGATCTTACAATCAATAAAAAAGATATTTTTCTTCATGGAACTACCATGGGGGGTGGAGCATCTTCAAAAGCTATACAAAATCATGTACAAGCAGGGTATAAAGTGTTTGCTACTAAAAAAGCTGCACTGACTATAAAAGATAATTTAGATAAAGTAAGGAAAAAAGGAATAGAGATTGTAGATACGCCCCCAAAAAACGCATCTTCAATTGAACTTAAAGATATAGATATTGAAGGGTTGAAGATTGCTTTAAAGCAGTTTGGTGTAAATCTTCCTCGAAACTTTGTATTTGCAGTTCAAGATCATGGATTTTCACCTAAGGAAAGTAATAGGTTATTTAGGTTTTATCATTGGAGAGATTTCTTGTTATCAGGTGGAAATATAAGAGACTTAATTTATGATCAAGATACAATACCTCATTATTTTACAAGAATGAAAGCACTATATGATATAACAAAAACACTTGCTGATAATATTTGGTTTATGGATACAGGTTCAGCAGCAATAATGGGAGCTTTAGAAGACAAAGTAGTTAATAGCAAAATTAATGATACAGGAAGTGGTGTATTAGTTAATATTGGTAATCAACATACTATTGCTTTTTTAATTGCAAAAAATCGCATTCTTGGTGTATTTGAACATCATACTAGTAAATTAACTGAACAAAAACTATATGAATATCTAAAATATTTTATCACAAGTAAAATAACTAATGATCAAGTACTATCTGATGGTGGACATGGTTGTATGGTTTTACCTGAAGTGAAAAGCTATAATTTTGATTTTATAGCTATAACAGGTCCACAGAGACAGGTAGGAGAAAATATTGGTTACTTAGCAGTACCTCATGGTGATATGATGCTTTCTGGGCCATATGGTTTAGTTCGTAGTGTACTTAATTTGAAAGGACGGGGACTAAATGGATAA
- a CDS encoding GlmL-related ornithine degradation protein — MAKGKLVAEVGSTTTVVSHYEDKGQLTAQGQGYTSVEEGDVLLGLIRAQKDLDADISFSDVEMYATSSAAGGLKMTVHGLVYDMTARAAREAALGAGAVLHQVTAGKISDEEIDKLSNISPNIILLAGGVDYGEEKTVVNNAKRLVKSGVKAPVVYAGNTACKDKVVKILEDGGLYVEPVENVYPTVDELNVEPARKAIQKIFQQHIIHAPGMEKIKERVKGSIMPTPGAVMQGAKLLQERIGDVMIIDVGGATTDVHSVTDGSREMLDITVAPEPKAKRTVEGDLGVYRNALNLIDIMDESITEGFSKEKMNDIVSSWEPFPQNESEKDLLKLLTKTAVFSAVDRHAGSIKYLYGPTGRQQIVKGKDLSNVKWIIGTGGALSRDYTGEKVLEELLNRYQPNKLTPPKDAKVILDEHYILAAVGVLSIEDYKMAEKVLDSFIETKKLKS, encoded by the coding sequence GTGGCGAAAGGTAAATTAGTAGCTGAAGTAGGTAGTACTACTACTGTAGTATCTCATTACGAGGACAAAGGACAACTTACCGCCCAAGGCCAAGGCTATACGTCTGTAGAGGAAGGTGATGTCCTTTTGGGCCTAATTAGAGCTCAAAAGGATTTAGATGCCGATATTTCTTTTTCAGATGTGGAAATGTACGCTACTAGCAGTGCCGCTGGTGGCCTAAAAATGACAGTTCATGGTCTTGTTTATGATATGACGGCTAGGGCTGCAAGAGAGGCTGCGCTTGGTGCTGGAGCTGTTCTTCACCAAGTTACAGCAGGAAAAATCTCTGATGAAGAAATAGATAAACTATCTAATATTTCTCCTAATATAATTTTATTAGCGGGTGGAGTAGACTATGGTGAGGAAAAAACTGTTGTTAATAATGCAAAACGCCTCGTAAAAAGTGGAGTCAAAGCACCGGTAGTTTATGCTGGTAATACAGCTTGTAAAGATAAAGTAGTAAAAATATTAGAAGATGGCGGATTATATGTTGAGCCAGTAGAGAATGTTTATCCGACAGTAGATGAGCTTAATGTAGAGCCTGCTAGAAAAGCTATACAAAAGATATTTCAACAACACATAATTCATGCACCAGGTATGGAAAAAATAAAGGAACGTGTAAAAGGAAGTATTATGCCAACACCTGGTGCAGTGATGCAAGGAGCTAAACTATTACAAGAACGTATAGGGGATGTAATGATTATTGATGTAGGTGGAGCTACGACAGATGTACATTCTGTAACAGATGGATCAAGGGAAATGCTAGATATAACAGTAGCTCCTGAACCGAAAGCTAAACGCACTGTTGAAGGAGATCTTGGTGTGTACCGAAATGCTTTAAACTTAATTGATATTATGGATGAGTCGATAACAGAAGGTTTTTCTAAAGAAAAAATGAATGATATTGTTTCATCATGGGAACCATTTCCTCAGAATGAATCAGAAAAAGATCTGTTAAAGTTACTAACTAAAACTGCTGTTTTTTCTGCAGTGGATCGACATGCTGGTTCTATTAAATATTTATATGGTCCTACAGGTAGACAACAAATAGTTAAAGGTAAAGATCTCAGCAATGTTAAGTGGATAATTGGAACAGGTGGAGCATTAAGTAGAGATTATACAGGTGAAAAAGTATTAGAAGAATTATTAAATCGTTATCAACCTAATAAATTAACTCCACCTAAAGATGCTAAAGTAATTTTAGATGAACATTATATATTAGCTGCTGTTGGAGTTTTATCAATAGAAGATTATAAGATGGCCGAAAAAGTTTTAGACTCTTTTATTGAAACAAAAAAACTTAAGTCTTAA
- the oraE gene encoding D-ornithine 4,5-aminomutase subunit OraE, with the protein MSNNHFSPEEKLDVEDILKDLNKYRPRRKGWTWRKQQGPIQIGPFEYKQVSESLKNSEPLPAARSFNEIDPQPDCVITSEIASGRFEDDVRRMRMAAWHGADHMMVIRTAGQSHFDGLIEGTPEGVGGIPISRKQLRATRKALDVIEEEVDRPINLHSYVSGVAGPEVALLFAEEGVNGAHQDPQYNVLYRNVNMVRSVVDAAVAKNLMKSVGMLQIDGAHNANATAREAWKVMPELMVQHAINTAFSKQVGMPDEMIALSSVPPTAPPAPALTLDLPYAVALRELFPKNNIRAQMNTKYIESDTREATVTHVLNMLISRLTRAEIQSTITPDEGRNVPWHHFSVQAVDTAKQALLGMDGLKDMVELKRDGALGDKVRELKERAVLFFEEIIEAGGYFEAVQDGFFVDSGYYPERNGDGIKRDIESGVGADTIVERDDDYLAPVCEHFGYNNIPENWDSPCESVDGCTLCDPDKITYINELDEEDNVEKRLTQTKDYRKAEKKVLPEVEWAGDGVACLTMFLPVPERTAEYTALDMVKKMGWEDAEVIHKQVMQEAEGTYVEVKGKVPYEIDPSQLDIPEPEELLPEEEIRDFVTENGMKVVSATVGEDEHSVGMREIIDIKHGGIEAFGIKTEYLGTSVPIEKVVDAAIEIDADAILISTIITHGDVHRQNMKKLHQLCVEKGIRDKVILVGGGTQVTDDLAKEVGMDAGFGRGTKGIHVASFLAKKMKGIED; encoded by the coding sequence ATGAGTAACAATCACTTTAGCCCGGAAGAAAAATTAGATGTAGAAGATATACTTAAAGATTTAAATAAATATCGTCCAAGAAGAAAAGGTTGGACCTGGCGAAAACAACAAGGACCTATTCAAATTGGACCTTTTGAATATAAGCAAGTTTCTGAATCGTTAAAGAACAGTGAACCTTTACCTGCAGCTAGAAGTTTCAATGAAATAGATCCACAACCGGATTGTGTAATAACTTCAGAAATAGCTTCAGGACGATTTGAAGATGATGTACGGAGAATGCGAATGGCTGCTTGGCATGGTGCTGATCACATGATGGTGATTAGAACAGCAGGTCAAAGCCATTTTGATGGTTTGATTGAAGGTACTCCAGAAGGCGTCGGGGGTATCCCAATTTCAAGAAAGCAATTAAGAGCTACTAGAAAAGCCTTAGATGTAATAGAAGAAGAGGTTGATAGACCTATAAATTTACATTCATATGTTAGTGGTGTCGCAGGTCCGGAAGTAGCTCTATTATTTGCTGAAGAAGGTGTTAATGGAGCACACCAAGATCCACAGTATAATGTGTTATATAGAAATGTGAATATGGTTCGTTCTGTAGTTGATGCGGCTGTTGCTAAAAATCTAATGAAATCTGTAGGGATGCTACAAATTGATGGAGCACACAATGCTAATGCTACCGCAAGAGAAGCGTGGAAAGTAATGCCTGAATTAATGGTTCAACACGCAATCAATACAGCATTTTCAAAACAAGTTGGTATGCCTGATGAAATGATTGCGTTAAGTAGTGTGCCGCCAACAGCACCACCTGCACCAGCTTTAACCTTAGATTTACCATATGCGGTAGCTTTGAGAGAGTTATTTCCTAAAAATAATATTAGAGCTCAAATGAATACTAAATATATTGAATCAGACACCAGGGAAGCCACGGTTACACATGTTTTAAACATGTTAATAAGTAGACTTACTCGAGCTGAAATTCAAAGTACAATTACACCAGATGAAGGTAGAAATGTACCATGGCACCATTTTAGTGTTCAAGCAGTAGATACCGCTAAACAGGCCCTTCTAGGTATGGATGGATTAAAAGATATGGTAGAGTTAAAACGAGATGGAGCATTAGGTGATAAAGTTAGAGAATTAAAAGAAAGAGCTGTATTATTTTTTGAGGAAATTATAGAAGCGGGGGGCTATTTTGAAGCAGTGCAAGATGGTTTCTTTGTAGATTCAGGGTATTATCCAGAAAGAAACGGGGACGGTATAAAAAGAGATATTGAAAGCGGTGTAGGAGCTGATACTATCGTTGAAAGAGACGATGATTATCTTGCACCAGTGTGTGAACATTTTGGATATAATAACATACCTGAAAACTGGGATTCTCCTTGTGAATCAGTTGATGGATGTACGTTGTGTGATCCAGATAAGATAACCTATATTAATGAGCTAGATGAAGAAGATAATGTAGAAAAACGACTTACTCAAACTAAAGATTATCGTAAAGCAGAAAAGAAAGTTTTACCTGAAGTTGAGTGGGCAGGAGATGGTGTAGCATGTTTAACTATGTTCTTACCAGTACCTGAAAGGACAGCGGAATATACAGCTCTTGATATGGTGAAAAAAATGGGATGGGAAGATGCAGAGGTTATCCATAAACAGGTCATGCAAGAAGCTGAAGGTACTTATGTTGAAGTTAAAGGTAAAGTACCTTATGAGATAGACCCTAGTCAGTTAGATATACCAGAACCAGAAGAGTTACTACCAGAAGAAGAAATTCGTGATTTTGTTACTGAAAATGGTATGAAGGTTGTATCCGCTACAGTAGGAGAAGATGAACATTCTGTTGGTATGAGAGAAATTATTGATATAAAACATGGTGGTATCGAAGCCTTTGGTATTAAAACCGAATATTTAGGGACTTCAGTGCCTATAGAAAAAGTAGTTGATGCAGCTATAGAAATAGATGCAGATGCTATCTTGATAAGTACTATTATCACTCACGGGGATGTACACCGACAAAACATGAAAAAACTACATCAATTATGTGTAGAAAAAGGTATACGTGATAAAGTAATTCTTGTTGGAGGCGGAACACAGGTTACTGATGATTTAGCTAAAGAAGTTGGAATGGATGCTGGTTTTGGTAGAGGTACAAAAGGAATTCATGTAGCAAGCTTTTTAGCTAAAAAGATGAAAGGTATCGAAGATTAA